GCGTACACGGAGTTTTCTCGGCCGCAATCGGGGGAACCGCCGACTGCGACCAGGGGGAGATCGCCGTCCGGTTGTACGCCCTGCTGCCCGAGTGGGTTCGTCAGCCGCCGCAGCCCGGGCCTGCGCCACCACTTGAAGGGCCTTGAGTGCCTGCGCCTGCTTTCTGGGGCCGACCTGGGCGAAGTCTCGGGCTGTGTGCCCGGATCTCGGCTGAGCTGCGCGCTCTCATCGGCTACTTGTTGAATAGCGGTACGACCGATGCCGGGCCAGGCTTGGTCGAGGTGTTCGACGGGTGGCTCTCTCATCGGCTGCCCACCACGCTGTCGGGTGTGGCTCTCACATGGCGTGCCGCCTGTCGAGCACCGTGGCGGGGTGTGGCTCAAGAGGGGTCTGCTGAGCTCGAAGTAGCGCTGCCCACCTCGCCTGATACCCATGAGGGACGGCGAGGAGAACAGCGTGACACCAATGATCATCGGCGTGGATCCGCACAAGCGGTCCGCCACCGTCGAGGTCATCGACGAGCGCGAGCACGTGCTGCACACCGGACTACTCCACAGGACGCGGGGGACCTCTGGCAGCTGGCGGAAACCGCCGCCGCAGGTATCCAGGTGTTCGTGACCTGGGACGAGGGGCTGCGCAACGTCATCGCTCCGATCCTGCTGCAACTGGAGGACGTGCCTGAAGCCGCGCAGCTGCGTGTGCTCGACCCGAACCGGCTGTATGTCCTGCTGGACGAGTTGGCGCACGCGGCCGCTTACCGACCCGACAGCCTCGAGGGCACGGAGTTCCGCTCAGGCCGAGCCGGTGCAGGCGAGGAAACAGTCCTCATGGCGTTTCTCGATATCGAGCGAGGTGAACGCCGCACCGACTTGCGCGACCGGCTCGGGGAGTTCGCCCGTACGAGGAAACATCACCTGATCGTGCGGGCACCCGATGGGACTCCCGTTGCGTGCTATGCGACCGAGTTGGACGGTGGTGTTCTTCGAGTTCCGCTGCTCCGTCTGGCAGATCACGCGACGGCCGGTACGGTTGGTCGCCAGCTTCTCTGGCTGCTGCGCAAGCAGGCTCGGACGTCCGGGGCGCAGGTGGTCGAGATCGGAGATCCTTACCTGTGCGTGTCCTTCGAACGGATTATCGGGTACGAGTCCTACCAGCGTGTCGGCCAGAACTGGTACTCCTGCGTCGTCGATGTGCTCGGTACTGCGGCGCAGGTCGGGCGGCCCGAGCTGCTGCTGTCGCGTCGCGCGGACATCGCGCTCGGTCGCGAGCAGGTCCACTACCGCAGCGGCCGCGGCAGCGCGCTGCGAGAACCAAGCCGCGTGGTCTGGTACGTGAGCCAAAGTTCGACGACCGGCTCCGGTCGGTTCATCGGCACATCTCTGCTCGACGGCATCGACAAGGGTCGCGCGGAAACACTGTTCGCGACTTGCAGCCACTACGGCGTCTTCCGGCTCTCCGACATCCGCGCCGCGGCGAAGGACGGGTACGCGCAGGCCCTTCGCCTTTCCGACACCGAGCTGTTCGCATCGGACGTTCCTCGTCATGCCGATGACCGGCTGCGGAAGCCGCTCGGTGGTCCACAAGTGCCGCTGTCACCGACCCGCATCGCCAACCAGCTGTTTGCCGAGCTGTATGCGCTGGGACAGCGGCGGGAGGATGGGAAGTGATCCGACGTAGACCCGTCCGCCTAGCACAGAGTCATGTTCCAACACGGACGGCGTTGACGTCGTTTTGTCGGTGCACTCGGATAGTCTCCGCCTGTGAGCGAACGCAGGACGACTCCGACGACGGCTTCGGAAGACTGCGAACCGCGGCCATTGGTTGTCGTTACGACCGCGATTCGCTGAAGCCATTCTGGACGGCTCGAAGACAGTCGAGCTTCGCCGCACGCGACTGCAGGCACCCGCCGGAACCCGTCTGGTGCTTTACGCTGCATCTCCGGTCATGGCGGTCGTCGGAGTGGCAACGTTGGAGGCGGTGGAGTCGGCATCGCCGAGTCGGATCTGGCGGCGGCATCGTCTTGTGGTCGGTCTTGACCGGCGCGAGTTCGACGCGTACTTCGCGGACGCGCGGCGCGCAACGGCGCTGATCATCAGCTCGCCCCAGCGGCTTGCCGAACCCCCGGACCTCGCCACCAGGCGAGCTGAAACCGGTTTTCGGCCGCCGCAGAGCTCGCGGTACTTGACTGCGGTTGATCCTCAGGTGCTGCACCTGGTCGCCGCGGGCTGAACGTCAAGCAGTCGACGGCAGGCATAAGGGTTCGTCTGCTCGCCTCAGCAGCGCTTGTTTCGCTCTTCGTCCGACAACGCCGCGGGCCGGTCCGCGAGCGGGCCGCCTTCGCGAAGCAGGGAACCGAGGGATCCGAGAGGCTCGGGGACCAGGCTGTACCAGCTCCAGGTGCCGCGGCGCTCACGCGTGAGGATGCCGGCGGTGACGAGGACCCGCAGGTGGTGGCTCAGGGACGGCTGGGGCATGTCGAAGTCCTCGGCCAGGTCGCAGAAGCACGCTTCGCCGCCGGGTGAGTGCCGAATGAGGGAGACGAGCCGGATCCGGACCGGGTCGGACAGCGCCTTGAACAGCTTCGCGGCCGTCTCGGCCTCGGTGTCGGTGACGACGGCTGCGGGCTCGGCCAGCAGGAGGGTCACCGCGACCGGCTTCTGCCGGACGTGACCGTTGGGCGCGGCCATGGCTCCTCCTCGGCGGCTCGGTGACCTCGGCGTTGTCGATCGTACCTCAGCTGGATTGACAAGAGTCGATCCAAGCGTCTTCAATTGAATCGGCAGACTTCGATCCAGGCCGGTTCGCTCGAGGAGAGCTCATGACGCACGCCACGGACGGCTTGCCCGCACGCGCGGTCGGGCTGCAGCTGGACCGCATCGCCGACGAGCTGGCCGACCGCTTCCACGGCGTGTTCGGTCGCGAAACCGTCGAGCTGTTCGTC
This genomic window from Amycolatopsis mongoliensis contains:
- a CDS encoding ASCH domain-containing protein → MSLRPRFAEAILDGSKTVELRRTRLQAPAGTRLVLYAASPVMAVVGVATLEAVESASPSRIWRRHRLVVGLDRREFDAYFADARRATALIISSPQRLAEPPDLATRRAETGFRPPQSSRYLTAVDPQVLHLVAAG
- a CDS encoding ArsR/SmtB family transcription factor, translating into MAAPNGHVRQKPVAVTLLLAEPAAVVTDTEAETAAKLFKALSDPVRIRLVSLIRHSPGGEACFCDLAEDFDMPQPSLSHHLRVLVTAGILTRERRGTWSWYSLVPEPLGSLGSLLREGGPLADRPAALSDEERNKRC